A single window of Acinetobacter wuhouensis DNA harbors:
- the trxC gene encoding thioredoxin TrxC, which yields MIIVCPSCGAKNRVPEDKLTAQPTCGQCHQNLVPLAPIELNEQNFSNFVSNSDLPIIIDLWADWCGPCKMMAPHFAEVAKTNPNVVFAKIDTEANPRLSSAFNIRSIPTLVLMNKTTEVARISGALRANQLQEWLDQQLNALK from the coding sequence ATGATTATTGTATGCCCGTCATGTGGTGCGAAAAACCGTGTACCTGAAGATAAGTTAACTGCACAACCGACTTGTGGTCAATGTCATCAAAATCTCGTGCCATTGGCGCCAATTGAACTTAATGAGCAAAATTTTAGTAACTTTGTTAGCAATAGTGACTTACCGATTATTATTGATTTATGGGCTGACTGGTGTGGTCCTTGTAAAATGATGGCGCCACATTTTGCTGAGGTAGCAAAAACCAATCCGAATGTTGTTTTTGCAAAAATTGATACTGAGGCGAATCCGCGTTTAAGCAGTGCTTTCAATATTCGCAGTATTCCAACCCTAGTTTTAATGAATAAAACCACGGAAGTTGCTAGAATAAGTGGTGCGCTACGTGCTAACCAATTGCAAGAATGGTTAGATCAACAATTGAATGCCCTTAAATAA
- a CDS encoding acyl-CoA thioesterase — protein MPADTNWSGDVFGGWIVSQMDLAGAIHAERFSKGRCATISINQMTFLVPVKVGDVISCYTKILKVGNTSIQMQIEVWDSHDSSREAKRVTAGVFTFVAVDVTGNKRQIPEDVKQKFLSTQSA, from the coding sequence ATGCCAGCAGATACAAACTGGAGTGGTGATGTTTTTGGTGGTTGGATCGTTTCACAAATGGATTTGGCAGGTGCAATTCATGCAGAGCGTTTTAGTAAGGGACGTTGTGCAACGATTTCAATTAATCAAATGACTTTTTTAGTGCCTGTAAAAGTAGGGGATGTGATTAGTTGTTATACCAAAATTTTGAAAGTCGGGAATACTTCAATTCAAATGCAAATTGAAGTTTGGGACAGCCATGACAGTTCTCGTGAAGCAAAACGTGTGACAGCAGGTGTATTTACTTTTGTTGCTGTTGATGTTACTGGGAATAAGCGTCAAATTCCTGAAGATGTGAAGCAGAAGTTTTTAAGTACTCAAAGTGCTTAA
- a CDS encoding nuclear transport factor 2 family protein produces the protein MSAFQSKKIIGLGLILSPLLLLTACSQNPNKAVAAVTDNTLNAISANQQATQNKKIVVDFYEGVFQKHQVKAYADRYIGDQYIQHNPHVPDGKAPFVDYFTGHFKENPEAKSVIKRAVAEGDLVFLHVHSTQNVQDRGVAIVDIFRVKNGKIVEHWDVQQAVPEQAANTNTMF, from the coding sequence ATGTCAGCCTTTCAATCAAAGAAAATCATTGGATTAGGTTTAATCCTTAGCCCACTTTTACTGCTTACAGCATGTAGTCAAAATCCCAATAAAGCTGTTGCAGCAGTAACGGACAATACGCTTAATGCAATTTCAGCCAATCAACAAGCGACGCAGAATAAGAAAATTGTAGTCGATTTCTACGAAGGTGTTTTCCAAAAGCATCAAGTCAAAGCCTATGCAGATCGTTATATTGGCGATCAATATATTCAGCACAATCCACATGTTCCAGATGGTAAAGCACCTTTTGTTGACTATTTCACAGGACATTTTAAAGAAAATCCTGAAGCAAAAAGTGTCATTAAACGTGCTGTCGCTGAAGGTGACTTAGTATTCTTACATGTACATTCAACTCAAAATGTACAAGATCGTGGTGTGGCGATTGTCGATATCTTTAGAGTTAAAAATGGCAAAATTGTTGAGCATTGGGATGTACAACAAGCTGTTCCTGAACAAGCTGCAAATACCAACACGATGTTTTAA
- a CDS encoding DUF4442 domain-containing protein — protein MTQTNRLSKLVKATSKLPKGIQSTVLSKAFGRVVPMVGTAKLRYVEVTPSRVEVRIENNRNVQNHIGQVHACAMALVTETATGFVTGMNIPDSCIVLIKSMQIQFKRPSKGGLTAVATLTDEQRKLMQETEKGETLVSVVVTDDSGQQPIEAEMLWAWVSKSHLKNK, from the coding sequence ATGACTCAGACCAATCGCTTATCCAAACTGGTAAAAGCCACTTCAAAACTTCCGAAAGGAATCCAAAGTACTGTTCTCAGTAAAGCCTTTGGTCGAGTTGTCCCTATGGTTGGCACAGCCAAACTTCGTTATGTAGAAGTCACACCTTCTCGTGTAGAAGTACGAATTGAAAACAACCGCAATGTGCAAAACCATATTGGGCAAGTGCATGCCTGTGCCATGGCATTAGTCACTGAAACCGCAACGGGTTTTGTCACAGGAATGAATATTCCAGACTCATGTATTGTTTTGATTAAAAGCATGCAAATTCAGTTTAAACGCCCATCGAAAGGTGGTTTAACCGCTGTTGCGACACTGACTGATGAACAACGTAAACTGATGCAAGAAACAGAAAAAGGTGAAACCCTAGTTTCAGTCGTTGTAACGGATGATTCAGGACAACAACCGATCGAAGCAGAAATGCTTTGGGCATGGGTGTCTAAATCACACCTCAAAAACAAGTAA
- a CDS encoding YajQ family cyclic di-GMP-binding protein, giving the protein MPSFDIVSELEIFEVNHAVQNTQKEIATRFDFRGQDVSIDINEKNKEIKISTESDFQCEQVYSMLENHFFKRKIDIQALDPQKMTASGKNIIQVIKLKDGLDSDTAKKINKAIKESGIKVQSSIQGDKIRVTDKKRDTLQQVMAFLKEQQFGVPLQFNNFKD; this is encoded by the coding sequence ATGCCTTCTTTCGATATTGTATCTGAATTGGAAATTTTTGAAGTAAATCACGCGGTACAAAACACGCAAAAAGAGATTGCGACTCGTTTTGACTTCCGTGGACAAGATGTTTCTATTGATATTAATGAAAAAAATAAGGAAATTAAAATTTCTACGGAAAGCGATTTCCAATGTGAGCAAGTCTATAGCATGCTCGAAAATCACTTTTTCAAACGTAAAATTGATATTCAAGCTTTAGACCCACAAAAAATGACGGCTTCTGGGAAAAACATCATTCAAGTGATCAAACTTAAAGATGGACTTGACTCAGATACCGCAAAAAAAATTAATAAAGCCATTAAAGAAAGTGGCATCAAAGTGCAATCTTCTATCCAAGGTGACAAGATTCGTGTAACTGATAAAAAGCGCGATACTTTACAGCAAGTTATGGCATTTTTAAAAGAACAACAATTCGGTGTCCCACTCCAATTCAATAACTTTAAAGACTAA
- a CDS encoding rhodanese-like domain-containing protein: MIRKIEITTFEFPENAVIWDVRDNKAFAESHVKGAVNQPIDGLTADSLTQVGSDQSIYILCGGGSKAPRAAEKLEGFDSSRDYVVLMGGTRAARDAGLPLEQGA, encoded by the coding sequence ATGATCCGTAAAATCGAAATTACAACATTTGAGTTCCCAGAAAATGCAGTAATCTGGGATGTTCGTGACAATAAAGCGTTTGCTGAAAGCCATGTAAAAGGAGCTGTGAATCAGCCGATAGATGGTTTAACTGCAGATAGCTTGACTCAAGTGGGGTCGGATCAGTCAATTTACATTTTATGTGGCGGCGGCAGTAAAGCACCGCGTGCAGCTGAAAAACTAGAGGGTTTTGACAGTTCGCGTGATTATGTTGTTTTGATGGGAGGCACACGCGCAGCGCGTGATGCTGGTTTGCCATTGGAACAAGGTGCATAA
- the mnmC gene encoding FAD-dependent 5-carboxymethylaminomethyl-2-thiouridine(34) oxidoreductase MnmC: MSQAIQTADLDWQCVDGIEVPISKQFGDVYFSKDNGLLETRHVFLNGNDLETRLTALNDFEYFSVGETGFGTGLNILALWQLWQQVRPNNNSHLHAISVEKFPLSKDDLIRALNVWAELKPLADQLIEQYPLAIAGCHRLSFPKERFSIDLWLGDAHDVFPIIPKTAPVNAWFLDGFAPSCNPDMWEENVLNNIVRLSDLGTTFASFSVAGVLKRGLKQHGISISRPRGFGHKREMLKAVWNVPEVVNLNVDENSALESENAQNDHQHTDLETAQKKTLNNTDIQNNSKQRQIAIIGAGIAGLSCAWALAQRGHKVTIYDQSAPLSGASGNPLALLNPKLSPIEQSSEHLMTLAWQHALNHYQNFKAFRPISVNQLAQKNPEELLALAEQYPQGLLKAQTENELDIQSTFSSLQLTQAGSIYPHQLKDQILDNELIEFQHAEIEKIEQLENNQLRIFNHQQDALGSFDHVIACCAKESKKFFANFPILKPIRGQVSWVNNQDHALDQQHAYSYGGYCMQLDKQQLILGASFYPNRDDTEVLVEDHVHNYDLIHSVFPQYAENLVNVNEWQGRASVRAQSLDYFPLLGKVEEEREIYTFSGLGSKGFLFAPLCSEVLASLVLGEACPIPNDLLQKLSPKRFQKKVKPKKPYFKPSE; this comes from the coding sequence TTGTCACAAGCCATTCAAACAGCCGACTTAGATTGGCAATGTGTTGATGGAATTGAAGTTCCAATTTCTAAACAATTTGGTGATGTCTATTTTTCCAAAGACAATGGACTACTCGAAACCCGACATGTTTTTTTGAATGGTAATGACCTTGAAACACGCCTTACAGCTTTAAATGATTTTGAATATTTCAGCGTGGGAGAAACAGGTTTTGGTACAGGTTTAAATATTCTTGCACTATGGCAACTTTGGCAACAAGTCCGCCCGAATAATAACAGCCACTTACATGCGATCAGTGTGGAAAAATTTCCACTATCAAAGGATGACTTAATCCGTGCATTAAATGTATGGGCTGAACTCAAACCCTTAGCAGATCAACTGATTGAGCAATATCCTTTAGCTATTGCAGGTTGTCATCGCTTAAGTTTTCCCAAAGAGCGCTTTTCCATTGATTTATGGTTAGGCGATGCACATGATGTTTTCCCAATCATTCCCAAAACAGCACCTGTGAATGCATGGTTTTTAGATGGTTTTGCCCCATCTTGTAATCCCGACATGTGGGAAGAAAATGTTTTAAATAATATTGTGCGTTTATCTGATCTTGGAACTACATTCGCATCGTTTAGTGTTGCAGGTGTGCTTAAACGTGGTTTAAAACAACATGGTATATCTATTTCACGTCCACGTGGTTTTGGACATAAACGAGAAATGCTCAAAGCTGTTTGGAATGTACCAGAAGTCGTCAATTTAAATGTTGATGAAAATAGCGCTCTTGAATCTGAAAATGCGCAAAATGATCATCAACACACTGATTTAGAAACGGCTCAAAAAAAAACTTTAAATAACACTGACATTCAGAATAATTCTAAACAACGTCAAATTGCGATTATTGGCGCAGGAATCGCAGGGTTGAGTTGCGCATGGGCGTTGGCTCAACGTGGGCATAAAGTCACCATTTACGACCAATCAGCGCCATTATCAGGTGCATCTGGTAACCCACTTGCCCTACTCAATCCAAAACTCAGTCCAATTGAACAAAGTTCTGAGCATTTAATGACTTTGGCATGGCAACATGCGTTAAACCATTATCAAAATTTCAAAGCTTTTCGCCCTATTTCAGTCAATCAATTGGCTCAAAAAAATCCTGAAGAATTATTGGCATTAGCCGAACAATATCCGCAAGGTCTACTCAAAGCACAGACGGAAAATGAATTAGATATTCAAAGTACTTTTTCAAGTTTACAACTGACTCAAGCAGGCTCTATTTATCCACATCAACTCAAAGATCAAATCCTTGATAATGAGTTAATTGAATTTCAACATGCTGAAATTGAAAAAATTGAACAACTTGAAAATAATCAATTACGAATTTTCAATCATCAACAAGATGCTTTAGGCTCATTTGATCATGTGATTGCCTGCTGTGCCAAAGAAAGTAAAAAATTCTTTGCAAATTTTCCAATCTTAAAACCTATTCGTGGACAAGTCAGTTGGGTGAATAACCAAGATCATGCTTTAGATCAACAACATGCTTATAGCTATGGTGGTTATTGCATGCAATTGGATAAGCAACAACTCATTCTAGGCGCGTCATTTTATCCAAATCGTGATGATACAGAAGTCTTAGTTGAAGACCATGTGCATAACTATGATCTTATCCACAGTGTTTTTCCACAATATGCTGAAAACCTAGTAAATGTGAATGAGTGGCAAGGTCGTGCTTCGGTGCGTGCGCAAAGTTTGGATTATTTTCCATTACTTGGAAAAGTCGAAGAAGAGCGTGAAATCTATACATTTTCTGGGCTAGGTTCTAAAGGTTTTTTATTTGCGCCCTTATGTAGTGAAGTTTTAGCTTCTTTAGTTTTAGGCGAAGCTTGCCCAATTCCAAATGATTTATTACAAAAACTCAGCCCTAAACGTTTTCAAAAGAAAGTAAAACCGAAGAAGCCTTATTTTAAACCAAGTGAATAA
- a CDS encoding YciI family protein has product MPLFVVTCTDQEGTVEKRLATRPQHLARLEKLDAEGRVIVAGAMPKDRENPQAGFYGSTLILDFDSREELDAWLQEEPFLKEGIYSHIDVKPFNKALPKG; this is encoded by the coding sequence ATGCCATTATTTGTAGTTACTTGTACTGATCAAGAAGGTACAGTAGAAAAACGTCTTGCAACTCGCCCTCAACATTTAGCACGTTTAGAAAAGTTAGATGCTGAAGGTCGTGTAATTGTTGCAGGTGCGATGCCGAAAGATCGTGAAAACCCACAAGCGGGTTTTTATGGCAGCACTTTGATTCTCGATTTTGATAGCCGTGAAGAATTAGATGCTTGGCTACAAGAAGAACCTTTCCTAAAAGAAGGCATTTATAGCCATATTGATGTTAAACCATTCAATAAAGCATTGCCTAAGGGATAA
- a CDS encoding septation protein IspZ: MKALLDFVPLIIFFYLYKTVDPKNTDHPLLQLIGSAGGVNNNNILVATTGLIISMLVVYGALFVFQKFRLDKQQWLVLFMTVIFGGITLMLSDDFYIRLKAAILNLAFAGAFLLSPYFGKEKKPLIQRLFGPVLNLSEKGWKNLNFAWAAMFIVMSCLHIFFAFLFADGKYWGEFTAFGDMIVMFSFIIIQFIILRKHFKSSED, encoded by the coding sequence ATGAAAGCACTTTTAGACTTTGTGCCCCTCATAATTTTCTTTTATTTATATAAGACGGTTGATCCAAAAAATACTGATCATCCATTATTGCAACTGATCGGCTCAGCAGGTGGTGTTAATAACAATAATATTCTTGTTGCTACAACAGGTCTAATTATTTCCATGCTTGTGGTATATGGTGCTTTATTTGTATTCCAAAAATTCCGTTTAGACAAGCAACAATGGTTGGTTCTGTTTATGACGGTGATCTTTGGTGGCATCACACTGATGTTAAGTGATGACTTCTATATTCGCCTTAAAGCTGCCATTTTAAACTTAGCCTTTGCTGGTGCTTTCTTACTTTCACCTTATTTTGGTAAAGAGAAAAAGCCATTGATTCAACGATTGTTTGGTCCAGTATTAAACCTCAGCGAAAAAGGTTGGAAAAATCTCAACTTTGCTTGGGCTGCCATGTTCATCGTGATGTCTTGCTTACATATTTTCTTTGCATTTTTATTTGCTGATGGAAAATATTGGGGCGAATTTACCGCATTTGGTGACATGATCGTGATGTTTTCCTTTATCATTATCCAGTTTATTATTTTACGGAAACACTTCAAGTCATCTGAAGACTAG
- a CDS encoding PHP domain-containing protein has protein sequence MQGVDLHTHSNISDGTMTPMLLVEAAIEKGIHTLALTDHDSMDGLIEAEQFAKNQPIQIISGVEISSQWSRPATKKSYGVHIVALNMQNPEPLQRLLAQQKKIRAERAKQICDLLIPLIHQDIYADVVAKVDGEPDRITRTHIAKTLVEKGIVQRAQSAFDKYIKEGKKAYVKFDGLGLEETIKVIHESQGFAVLAHPTRYDLSATNVRYLIEIFAQYGGDAVELPPAIEPASTRQMVDRMIAEFGLKVSVGSDFHGDNMPWVKLGNIPRVKEGQVGIWESFR, from the coding sequence ATGCAAGGCGTAGATTTACATACTCACAGTAATATTTCTGATGGAACCATGACACCGATGTTACTGGTTGAGGCGGCCATCGAGAAAGGCATTCATACACTTGCTCTTACGGACCACGATAGCATGGATGGCTTAATAGAAGCTGAACAATTTGCAAAAAATCAACCAATTCAAATCATTTCTGGTGTAGAGATCTCTAGCCAATGGTCTAGACCTGCAACTAAAAAGAGCTATGGTGTGCATATTGTTGCCCTGAACATGCAAAATCCTGAACCTTTGCAACGTCTTTTAGCTCAACAAAAGAAAATCCGCGCTGAACGTGCCAAGCAAATTTGTGATTTATTGATTCCTTTAATTCATCAAGATATTTATGCCGATGTGGTGGCAAAAGTAGATGGTGAGCCTGATCGTATTACCCGTACCCATATTGCCAAAACTTTGGTGGAAAAGGGCATTGTGCAACGCGCACAGTCGGCTTTTGACAAGTATATTAAAGAAGGCAAAAAAGCTTATGTGAAGTTTGATGGTTTGGGTTTAGAAGAAACCATTAAAGTTATTCATGAAAGTCAGGGTTTTGCTGTTTTGGCGCATCCGACTCGTTATGATTTATCCGCAACTAATGTGCGTTATTTGATTGAAATTTTTGCTCAATATGGTGGTGATGCAGTCGAGCTGCCACCTGCAATTGAACCTGCTTCGACACGTCAAATGGTCGATCGTATGATTGCTGAGTTTGGTTTAAAGGTTTCTGTGGGAAGTGATTTTCACGGGGATAATATGCCTTGGGTTAAGCTGGGTAATATTCCGCGAGTGAAAGAAGGGCAAGTGGGGATTTGGGAAAGTTTTCGGTAG
- the ybeY gene encoding rRNA maturation RNase YbeY — MKLNLSLQQSFEAPELVLKRAYLKKVIETTLRHIDTQSDCEVGIACVDNDESHKLNLEYRKKDKPTNVLSFPSDLPDEMAQILDTFPIGDLVICIPVVLQEAIEQQKTPIEHFTHMLVHGTLHLMGYDHETSEEDAEEMEALEIEILKKLGFENPYTVKED, encoded by the coding sequence TTGAAACTCAACCTATCGTTACAACAATCGTTTGAAGCACCTGAATTGGTGCTCAAACGTGCTTATTTGAAAAAAGTCATTGAAACCACATTGCGTCATATCGACACACAAAGTGATTGTGAAGTTGGAATTGCGTGTGTGGACAATGATGAAAGCCATAAATTGAATTTGGAATATCGTAAAAAAGACAAACCAACCAATGTGTTGTCTTTTCCGAGTGATTTACCTGATGAAATGGCGCAAATTTTAGATACATTCCCGATTGGGGATTTGGTGATTTGTATTCCAGTAGTTTTACAAGAAGCGATTGAGCAACAGAAAACCCCGATTGAACACTTCACTCACATGCTGGTTCATGGCACCTTGCATTTGATGGGTTATGATCATGAAACTTCAGAAGAAGATGCTGAGGAAATGGAAGCTTTGGAAATCGAAATTTTGAAAAAATTAGGTTTTGAGAATCCATATACTGTGAAAGAAGATTGA
- a CDS encoding PhoH family protein — MTAAIRRTVAFPGISVERLKSMLGAYNGHLKQIEQRLEVSISHRGDSFYIDGDIEAVERAESLLQRLHAEAEFTPQVSADTIHLLIQGSQTDREIQEDLSDNEHTGLNDVWLQTRKGRINPRGANQKRYVQRILQSDISFGIGPAGTGKTYLAVAAAVDMLERNEIQRILLVRPAVEAGEKLGFLPGDLSQKIDPYLRPLYDALYEMLGFEKVAKLIERQVIEVAPLAYMRGRTLNHSFVILDEAQNTTPEQMKMFLTRLGFGSRAVITGDITQVDLPRGQQSGLAHALRIIEKIKEIHITRFHSRDVVRHQLVQKIVEAYEGWDSEQHRLTAEARAERKARQEALIAENDSAADAQHQEPATDQDHA, encoded by the coding sequence TTGACTGCAGCGATTCGACGTACAGTAGCTTTTCCGGGTATTTCAGTTGAACGTTTAAAAAGCATGTTGGGTGCTTATAACGGTCATCTGAAACAAATCGAACAACGTTTAGAAGTCAGTATTTCTCACCGTGGTGACAGCTTTTATATCGATGGAGATATAGAAGCTGTTGAGAGAGCTGAAAGTTTATTGCAGCGCTTACATGCTGAAGCTGAGTTCACACCTCAAGTCAGCGCAGATACCATTCACCTCCTCATTCAAGGCAGTCAAACTGACCGAGAAATTCAAGAAGATCTTTCGGATAATGAACATACGGGGCTAAACGATGTTTGGCTACAAACCCGTAAAGGTCGTATCAATCCACGTGGTGCAAATCAAAAACGCTACGTGCAACGTATTTTACAAAGTGACATTTCTTTCGGGATCGGCCCTGCGGGTACAGGCAAAACCTATCTTGCCGTCGCAGCTGCTGTAGATATGCTCGAACGTAATGAAATTCAAAGAATTCTCTTGGTTCGCCCTGCTGTTGAAGCAGGTGAAAAACTTGGATTTTTACCGGGTGATTTGAGTCAAAAAATTGATCCGTACTTACGTCCACTTTATGATGCCTTGTATGAAATGCTGGGTTTTGAAAAAGTGGCAAAATTGATTGAGCGTCAAGTGATTGAAGTTGCCCCACTTGCCTATATGCGTGGTCGTACACTGAATCATTCTTTCGTGATTTTGGATGAAGCACAAAACACCACACCTGAACAAATGAAGATGTTCTTAACCCGTTTAGGCTTTGGTTCTCGTGCCGTGATTACAGGTGATATTACTCAGGTTGATTTACCGCGTGGTCAGCAATCTGGGCTTGCGCATGCATTGCGAATCATTGAGAAAATCAAAGAAATTCACATTACTCGCTTCCACTCTCGTGATGTCGTTCGTCACCAGCTGGTACAAAAAATTGTCGAAGCCTATGAGGGTTGGGACAGCGAGCAACATCGTTTAACCGCTGAAGCACGTGCTGAACGCAAAGCACGTCAAGAAGCACTCATTGCTGAGAATGATTCGGCTGCTGATGCTCAACATCAAGAGCCTGCGACCGATCAAGATCATGCTTAA
- the miaB gene encoding tRNA (N6-isopentenyl adenosine(37)-C2)-methylthiotransferase MiaB: protein MTVQTFIPNGAKAASENTVTQPQHTPVDGAVKKLYIETQGCQMNEYDSHRMADLLGDSHGYVLTTDPKDADILLMNTCSIREKAQEKVFSELGRWRKLKEQNPDLVIGVGGCVASQEGDNIQKRAPYVDMVFGPQTLHRLPQMLDQHVEQIEKPKKEKIKLVDISFPDIEKFDFLPEPRVEGYKAFVSIMEGCSKYCSFCVVPYTRGEEVSRPLDDVLAEIAGLAEKGVREISLLGQNVNGYRGETFEGEICTFADLLRLVAEIPGIGRLRYTTSHPLEFNDDLIQCYRDLPQMVSHLHLPVQSGSNDVLQAMKRNHTIDVYIEKIAKLRKVRPDMHLSSDFIIGFPGETDENFAETYQFIQDLDFDHSYSFIYSKRPGTPASELLDSTPEDVKKERLAKVQQWIKQSSIEKTDAMLGTIQRVLIENVSNKDPNLLVGTADNTRLVTFVGDAAWVGRFAEIEITEIKTLNLVYGELLNLEPDVA from the coding sequence ATGACGGTTCAAACCTTCATCCCCAATGGTGCCAAAGCTGCCTCAGAAAACACTGTAACCCAGCCACAGCACACCCCTGTCGACGGTGCAGTCAAAAAACTGTATATCGAGACACAAGGGTGTCAGATGAATGAGTATGACAGTCATCGTATGGCAGACCTTTTAGGCGACTCACACGGTTATGTGCTGACCACCGACCCTAAAGATGCAGATATTCTACTGATGAATACCTGTTCAATTCGCGAAAAAGCACAAGAAAAAGTGTTTTCTGAATTGGGTCGCTGGCGCAAACTAAAAGAACAAAATCCAGACTTAGTGATCGGTGTCGGTGGTTGTGTTGCTTCTCAAGAAGGTGACAACATTCAAAAACGTGCGCCTTATGTGGACATGGTTTTTGGCCCACAAACTTTACATCGTTTACCACAAATGCTTGATCAACACGTTGAACAAATTGAGAAGCCGAAAAAAGAAAAAATCAAACTGGTGGATATTTCATTCCCAGATATTGAAAAATTCGACTTCTTACCTGAGCCACGTGTTGAAGGTTATAAAGCCTTTGTTTCCATCATGGAAGGTTGTTCAAAATATTGTTCATTCTGTGTTGTTCCGTATACACGTGGTGAAGAAGTTTCTCGCCCTCTCGATGACGTTTTAGCTGAAATCGCTGGTTTGGCTGAAAAAGGTGTACGTGAAATTAGCCTACTGGGTCAAAACGTCAATGGCTACCGTGGCGAAACCTTTGAAGGTGAAATCTGTACTTTTGCAGACCTACTTCGTTTAGTCGCAGAAATTCCAGGCATTGGTCGCTTACGCTATACAACATCACATCCACTTGAATTTAATGATGATTTAATTCAATGCTATCGTGATTTACCGCAAATGGTTTCACATCTTCATTTACCTGTACAAAGCGGTTCAAATGATGTGTTACAAGCGATGAAACGCAATCACACCATTGATGTTTATATTGAAAAAATTGCAAAACTTCGTAAAGTTCGTCCAGATATGCATTTATCTTCAGACTTCATCATTGGTTTCCCTGGTGAAACAGATGAAAACTTTGCCGAAACTTATCAATTTATTCAAGATTTAGATTTCGATCATTCTTATAGTTTCATCTATTCAAAACGTCCAGGCACGCCAGCATCTGAATTACTAGACAGCACACCTGAAGATGTGAAGAAAGAGCGTTTGGCTAAAGTTCAACAATGGATAAAACAATCCAGTATTGAAAAAACAGATGCGATGCTCGGTACGATTCAACGTGTCTTGATCGAGAATGTTTCCAATAAAGATCCGAATTTATTGGTCGGAACAGCGGACAATACACGTTTAGTAACATTTGTAGGTGACGCCGCTTGGGTCGGACGCTTTGCAGAGATTGAGATTACAGAGATTAAGACCCTAAATTTAGTTTACGGAGAACTCTTGAATCTTGAGCCTGACGTGGCGTAA